A genomic segment from Meiothermus sp. Pnk-1 encodes:
- a CDS encoding ABC transporter substrate-binding protein, translated as MNRFWQAVLVLGLSLGGLGQAQSQPIRVGFIGGLSGGFIQPEPPRIVEAYFERINAQGGIQGRKLELYVEDDKTDPAAASQAARRLVDSLGVVAHVGSASALDCSVNGAFYAQRGLVSIQGTGVDPLCFRNPNISAVNTGPFVATTLVLQYAAQTLKKEKICAFFTQLPGLEPAYREAVAEFEQITGKKILLQDYSYKPGDDPTPLVLRVRQAGCEATLFAGSDAFAISWMNAALAQNLLRATQWLFLPSTYTEAFARAMGSRANGVQVASELEPYLGNSPALNDWRELSRQNNIPLTSFSLASYLAAEIFVNTLKTIQGEITRESVTAAFKRMRPYRTPLLGDPYTFGDAPAHRSNQSIKMLELRDGTYRLAYPGWIRLQRSR; from the coding sequence ATCCCAGCCCATCCGGGTAGGGTTTATTGGAGGCCTGAGCGGGGGCTTCATCCAACCCGAACCTCCTCGCATTGTGGAGGCTTACTTTGAGCGGATAAACGCTCAGGGGGGGATTCAGGGACGCAAGCTCGAGCTGTACGTGGAAGACGACAAGACCGACCCCGCCGCGGCCAGCCAGGCTGCCCGGCGGCTGGTGGATAGCCTGGGGGTGGTGGCTCACGTGGGCAGCGCCAGCGCGCTGGACTGCAGCGTGAACGGGGCCTTCTATGCGCAGCGGGGCCTGGTCTCCATCCAGGGTACCGGGGTAGACCCCCTCTGCTTCCGTAACCCCAACATCTCCGCGGTGAACACCGGACCGTTTGTGGCCACTACGCTGGTGCTACAGTACGCCGCGCAAACCCTGAAAAAAGAGAAGATCTGCGCCTTTTTTACCCAGCTTCCGGGCCTCGAGCCGGCTTACCGCGAGGCGGTGGCCGAGTTCGAGCAGATTACCGGGAAGAAAATCTTGCTGCAGGACTACAGCTACAAGCCCGGGGACGACCCCACCCCGCTGGTGCTGCGGGTACGGCAGGCTGGATGTGAGGCCACGCTCTTTGCGGGAAGTGACGCCTTCGCCATCTCTTGGATGAACGCGGCTCTGGCCCAGAACCTCCTGCGGGCTACCCAATGGCTCTTCCTGCCTTCTACCTATACCGAGGCTTTCGCTCGGGCTATGGGCTCGCGGGCCAACGGGGTGCAGGTAGCCTCCGAGCTCGAGCCCTACCTGGGTAACAGCCCTGCGCTGAACGACTGGCGCGAGCTCTCCCGCCAGAACAACATCCCCCTCACCTCCTTTAGTCTGGCCAGCTACTTGGCCGCGGAGATCTTCGTCAACACCCTGAAGACCATCCAGGGGGAGATCACCCGGGAGAGCGTCACCGCGGCCTTCAAGCGCATGCGCCCCTATCGCACTCCCCTGCTGGGCGACCCCTACACCTTTGGTGATGCCCCGGCCCACCGCTCCAACCAGAGCATCAAGATGCTCGAGCTGCGCGACGGGACTTACCGCCTCGCCTATCCGGGCTGGATCCGCCTGCAACGCTCCCGTTAG
- a CDS encoding FAD-binding oxidoreductase produces MSFSGAVFRKGEPGYEEARVGRIFNGRRPERYPELIVFAEDEEDVVRAVRLARSQGLRLAIRAGGHSWAAWSLWEGALLLDLSRMQEMAYDEATGVVRVAPAVKGGATLAPYLEARGRMFHGGHCPTVGLGGFLLQGGMGWNCRGWGWAAEAVMALEVVTAEGERVWADAERNPDLYWAARGAGPGFPGVVTRFYLQTRPLPKALTQTTHIYPLDYTAEVLAWLQEIHAQVDPRVELVALSLVPPGLGHRALVVHGLAMVDSPEEGRAALALLETCPVREKALVRQVAEPTSFEDERREQLRQNPEGARYAVDNAWVAGPPEAVVPRLVETFTTPPTPETFALWFSMAPLRPLPDMALSLQSEIYFALYTIWRDPTDDVRCREWLAQQMGRLEPVTLGQYLGDSDFTTRALRFMQEAHWARLQAIRAQRDPAGLFVSYLIQDERTLNKNPWECHV; encoded by the coding sequence ATGAGCTTTAGTGGAGCTGTTTTTCGTAAAGGCGAACCCGGCTATGAGGAAGCCCGTGTGGGGCGCATCTTCAACGGGCGCAGACCCGAGCGCTACCCCGAGCTCATCGTCTTTGCCGAGGACGAGGAGGACGTGGTGCGGGCGGTGCGGTTGGCCCGGTCCCAGGGGCTGCGGCTAGCTATACGGGCCGGAGGACATAGCTGGGCGGCCTGGAGCCTGTGGGAGGGGGCTTTGCTCCTCGATCTCTCCCGTATGCAGGAGATGGCCTACGACGAGGCCACCGGGGTGGTACGGGTGGCCCCCGCAGTTAAGGGAGGGGCTACCCTGGCCCCCTACCTCGAGGCCCGTGGGCGGATGTTCCACGGCGGGCACTGCCCCACGGTGGGGTTGGGGGGCTTCCTGCTGCAGGGTGGCATGGGCTGGAACTGCCGCGGCTGGGGCTGGGCTGCGGAGGCGGTGATGGCGCTGGAGGTGGTCACTGCCGAGGGAGAGCGGGTCTGGGCCGATGCCGAGAGGAACCCCGACCTCTACTGGGCCGCCCGTGGGGCCGGGCCGGGTTTCCCGGGGGTGGTGACCCGGTTTTACCTACAGACCCGCCCCCTGCCTAAGGCCCTTACCCAAACCACCCACATTTACCCGTTGGATTACACCGCGGAGGTGCTAGCCTGGCTCCAAGAGATCCACGCCCAGGTAGACCCCCGGGTAGAGCTGGTGGCCCTGAGTCTAGTGCCGCCAGGCTTAGGCCATCGGGCCTTAGTAGTGCACGGCCTGGCCATGGTGGATAGCCCCGAGGAGGGCCGGGCAGCGCTGGCTTTGCTTGAGACCTGTCCCGTGCGGGAGAAAGCCCTGGTACGCCAGGTGGCCGAGCCCACTAGCTTCGAGGATGAGCGGCGCGAACAGCTCAGGCAGAACCCCGAGGGGGCCCGCTACGCGGTGGACAACGCCTGGGTCGCTGGCCCCCCGGAAGCGGTGGTACCTCGCCTGGTGGAGACCTTCACCACCCCCCCTACCCCCGAGACTTTCGCCTTGTGGTTCAGCATGGCCCCGTTGCGTCCCCTGCCTGACATGGCCCTTTCCTTGCAGAGCGAGATCTACTTCGCTCTCTACACCATCTGGCGTGACCCCACCGACGACGTGCGCTGCCGGGAGTGGCTAGCCCAGCAGATGGGCCGCCTCGAGCCCGTCACCCTGGGGCAGTACCTAGGCGACTCCGACTTCACCACCCGTGCGCTGCGCTTCATGCAGGAGGCGCACTGGGCGCGCTTACAGGCCATCCGAGCCCAGCGCGACCCCGCAGGGCTGTTTGTCTCTTACCTGATCCAAGACGAGCGTACCTTGAATAAAAACCCCTGGGAGTGCCATGTTTGA
- a CDS encoding ABC transporter ATP-binding protein, which translates to MSLEVRGLHVARGQAPVVRGVSFSAPPGEVTALLGPNGAGKTTLLEALSGILPAQRGEVWLLGVRVERASRVARSRAGLAHVEQGRSVFPGLTVEENLWVGARAGLEEAFRLFPELEKRRRVLAGRLSGGEQQMLVLARALLGRPRVLLLDEMSLGLAPLVVRRLIGAVEQLAQAGLAVLLVEQFAPLALGIAQRALVMSQGRLVYSGPAQGLLREPELLQEAYLGRLEAKP; encoded by the coding sequence GTGAGCTTGGAGGTGCGCGGGCTGCATGTGGCTCGAGGCCAGGCCCCGGTGGTGCGGGGGGTGAGCTTCAGCGCACCACCGGGGGAGGTGACGGCGCTTTTGGGCCCCAACGGGGCGGGCAAGACCACGCTGCTCGAGGCCCTTTCGGGCATCCTGCCGGCACAGAGGGGAGAGGTATGGCTTTTGGGGGTTCGGGTAGAGCGAGCCTCGAGGGTAGCCCGCTCCCGGGCCGGGTTGGCCCATGTGGAGCAAGGCCGCTCGGTCTTTCCCGGACTCACGGTGGAGGAGAACCTGTGGGTAGGAGCCAGAGCTGGCTTGGAGGAAGCTTTTCGCCTGTTCCCCGAGCTGGAGAAGCGCCGCCGGGTACTGGCGGGACGGCTTTCGGGGGGGGAGCAGCAGATGCTGGTGCTGGCCCGAGCCCTCTTGGGCCGGCCACGGGTGCTGCTCCTCGACGAGATGTCGCTGGGGCTGGCCCCGCTGGTGGTGCGGCGGCTAATCGGGGCTGTGGAGCAGCTGGCCCAGGCCGGGTTGGCGGTGCTCTTGGTAGAGCAGTTCGCCCCCCTGGCCTTGGGCATCGCCCAACGGGCCTTGGTGATGAGCCAGGGGCGGCTTGTCTACAGCGGTCCAGCCCAAGGCCTGCTGCGCGAGCCCGAGCTATTGCAAGAGGCCTACTTGGGCCGCTTGGAGGCAAAACCATGA
- a CDS encoding VOC family protein: MFELYPHHLGLSVPNLEESLAWYERVLGFVREKTLYLEAIPARVAFLRRGEFRLELFEVPGANPLPEERKTPHADLKTHGTKHLAFAVEDVEAAVEELRRRGVEVVMQARIEGGSMAFIRDNAGNLFELVQASSF, from the coding sequence ATGTTTGAGCTATACCCCCACCACCTGGGCCTGAGCGTGCCCAACCTGGAGGAAAGCCTCGCCTGGTACGAACGGGTGCTGGGTTTTGTCCGGGAGAAGACCCTCTACCTGGAGGCCATCCCGGCCCGGGTGGCCTTTTTGCGGCGGGGGGAGTTCCGCTTGGAGCTTTTCGAGGTTCCCGGCGCGAACCCCCTGCCCGAGGAGCGTAAGACCCCTCACGCTGACCTCAAAACTCATGGCACCAAGCACCTGGCCTTCGCGGTGGAGGACGTGGAAGCGGCAGTGGAGGAACTCAGGAGGAGAGGGGTGGAGGTGGTCATGCAGGCCCGCATCGAGGGGGGGTCCATGGCCTTTATCCGTGACAACGCAGGAAACCTGTTCGAGCTGGTACAGGCTT
- a CDS encoding SDR family NAD(P)-dependent oxidoreductase produces MRLPPSADPKACSARLAGKVAIVTGIGSGIGKSCALMFARHGAQVVGCDLDPATAQATWEEAQAEGLELKSLHPCDLTRPEEARRLVEFTLACFGRLHILVNAAAWAAFKPVEELSYEEWRRTLASELDLVFLLCKAAWPYLKQEGGAIINFASANAYRVLEKSPALAHCAGKGGVLAMTRQLALEGAPFGIRANTISPGLVITGATRPVIADPEIHALWLKEHMLPRFGTPEDVAWAAVFLASDEAGWITAADLAVDGGTRAL; encoded by the coding sequence ATGCGGCTACCCCCTTCCGCCGACCCCAAGGCCTGCTCCGCGCGCTTGGCGGGCAAGGTGGCCATTGTGACCGGTATCGGCAGCGGTATCGGCAAGTCCTGCGCACTGATGTTCGCCCGGCACGGGGCCCAGGTGGTGGGCTGCGACCTAGACCCCGCCACTGCCCAGGCCACCTGGGAGGAAGCTCAGGCCGAGGGGCTCGAGCTAAAAAGCCTCCACCCCTGCGACCTAACCCGGCCCGAGGAGGCCCGCCGGCTGGTGGAGTTCACTTTGGCCTGCTTTGGACGCCTCCACATCTTGGTCAACGCGGCGGCCTGGGCGGCCTTTAAGCCGGTGGAGGAGCTCAGCTACGAGGAGTGGCGGAGAACCCTGGCGAGCGAGCTCGACCTGGTCTTCCTGCTCTGCAAGGCTGCCTGGCCTTACCTGAAGCAAGAGGGCGGAGCCATTATCAACTTTGCTTCGGCTAACGCCTACCGGGTGCTGGAAAAAAGCCCTGCCTTGGCTCACTGCGCGGGCAAAGGTGGGGTGCTGGCTATGACCCGACAGCTGGCGCTGGAGGGCGCACCTTTTGGCATTCGAGCCAATACCATCTCCCCGGGACTGGTGATAACCGGGGCTACTCGGCCGGTTATTGCCGACCCTGAAATTCACGCCCTGTGGCTCAAGGAACACATGCTACCCCGCTTTGGAACCCCTGAGGACGTGGCCTGGGCGGCGGTGTTTCTGGCCTCAGACGAGGCGGGCTGGATTACCGCCGCCGACCTTGCCGTGGATGGAGGCACGAGAGCGCTATGA
- a CDS encoding ATP-binding cassette domain-containing protein, with the protein MRRVSGLGWVGLLLLVALPGLISGYWLFLATGILIASLLTWSLGLLGGMAGLVSLCQLSLAGVGGWVVAYFNANELPVPFVLQVLIGSLTALGIGVLIGLPSLRVRGIHLAVVSLGFAAVADLFFTLLNFPGGVIGKPVVRPGWLTSDAAYYWFCLGVLLCCMGLGLWLYQSRWGSAWLAVKHSERAAAAMGINVSGAKLWAFALSAGMAGLAGGLLAGLLGLLSASNFAPTGSLVLFASAVMVGAQYPAGAFLAGGMSWLVPELLSRLGLSQNLGNLFFAFGVLMALKAGGGVFEVAVRNRGRRTEARPLPTPGSSLPPRPGPRPVLEVRGLSMSYGPVQALQRVSFALREGQVLGLIGPNGAGKSSLVDAVSGFVPYQGGVRFLGQALEGLSPSQRARAGLRRSFQQDRTIPELGVQAYLELAAGRRLTPAELAEAQAFAGLDDPKVPLYALDVGTRRRLEVAGILAARPRVVLLDEPAAGLSVHESRALAERIAQIPAVYGAAVLLIEHDMEVVRRACDEVVVLDFGVVIEAGPTAMVLSSPKVVAAYLGEEVAV; encoded by the coding sequence ATGCGGCGCGTTAGCGGGTTGGGTTGGGTGGGGCTGTTGCTGCTGGTCGCCCTGCCGGGGCTAATTTCGGGCTACTGGCTCTTCCTGGCTACGGGGATACTCATCGCCAGCCTCCTCACCTGGAGCCTGGGGCTTCTGGGCGGGATGGCCGGCTTGGTCTCGCTCTGCCAGCTTTCGCTGGCTGGGGTGGGAGGTTGGGTGGTGGCCTACTTCAACGCCAACGAACTGCCAGTACCCTTTGTGCTCCAGGTGCTAATTGGGTCCCTGACGGCTTTGGGTATCGGGGTGCTTATCGGCCTACCCTCGCTGCGGGTGCGAGGGATTCACCTGGCGGTGGTCAGCTTGGGCTTTGCCGCGGTGGCCGACCTCTTCTTTACCCTGCTCAACTTTCCCGGGGGGGTGATCGGCAAGCCGGTGGTGCGTCCGGGATGGCTGACCTCTGACGCGGCCTACTACTGGTTCTGCCTAGGGGTCTTGCTCTGCTGCATGGGCCTGGGTCTTTGGCTTTACCAAAGCCGCTGGGGCAGCGCCTGGCTGGCGGTTAAGCACTCAGAGCGGGCTGCCGCGGCCATGGGGATCAATGTGAGCGGGGCCAAGCTCTGGGCCTTTGCCTTGAGCGCGGGGATGGCCGGGCTCGCGGGGGGGCTGCTGGCCGGGCTCTTGGGGCTGCTCTCGGCCAGCAACTTCGCCCCCACGGGCTCGCTGGTTCTGTTCGCCAGCGCGGTGATGGTGGGGGCGCAGTACCCTGCGGGGGCTTTCTTGGCCGGGGGGATGAGCTGGTTGGTGCCGGAGCTCCTGAGTCGGCTGGGCCTCTCGCAAAACCTGGGCAACTTGTTCTTTGCCTTCGGGGTCTTGATGGCCCTCAAGGCCGGGGGCGGTGTCTTCGAGGTGGCGGTGCGCAACCGGGGGCGGCGCACCGAGGCCAGGCCGCTTCCCACCCCTGGCTCGAGCCTCCCCCCCCGGCCTGGCCCCAGGCCCGTCCTGGAGGTGCGGGGCCTCTCGATGAGCTATGGCCCGGTACAGGCCCTCCAGCGGGTGAGCTTCGCCCTCAGAGAAGGGCAGGTGCTGGGCCTAATCGGTCCCAACGGGGCGGGCAAGTCGAGCCTGGTGGATGCGGTGAGCGGCTTCGTGCCCTATCAGGGAGGGGTGCGCTTCTTGGGGCAGGCCCTGGAGGGACTTTCGCCCAGCCAGCGGGCCCGGGCAGGGCTGCGGCGCAGCTTCCAGCAGGACCGCACCATCCCCGAGCTCGGGGTGCAGGCCTACCTCGAGCTCGCCGCTGGCCGACGCCTCACCCCTGCCGAACTCGCCGAGGCCCAGGCCTTCGCCGGGTTAGACGATCCGAAGGTGCCCCTTTACGCCTTGGATGTGGGCACCCGACGGAGGCTGGAGGTGGCCGGAATCCTGGCCGCAAGGCCCCGGGTGGTGCTTTTGGACGAGCCCGCAGCCGGCCTTTCGGTCCACGAGAGCCGCGCTTTGGCCGAGCGCATCGCCCAGATACCGGCGGTGTACGGGGCGGCGGTCTTGCTCATCGAGCACGACATGGAGGTGGTGCGGCGGGCCTGCGACGAGGTGGTGGTGCTGGACTTTGGGGTGGTGATTGAAGCAGGCCCCACCGCTATGGTGCTCTCCAGCCCCAAGGTGGTGGCGGCCTACCTGGGCGAGGAGGTGGCGGTGTGA
- a CDS encoding nuclear transport factor 2 family protein has translation MTRERYETYIWRFNAQDLSVFEEFLSPRVRVLNGTLELLGREAVQAHYARIWHTFRETLDIERWVADGEGLAVQMRAHFQTLRDDPASPFGPVAAGECFDFEGIVLYRVEEGRFSEIRVAYNRFTRTDREGRQRELGIPH, from the coding sequence ATGACCCGCGAGCGCTACGAAACGTACATCTGGCGTTTCAACGCTCAGGACCTAAGCGTTTTTGAGGAGTTTCTCTCCCCCAGGGTGCGGGTGCTCAACGGCACCTTAGAGCTGCTAGGCCGCGAGGCCGTGCAGGCCCACTACGCCCGGATTTGGCACACCTTTCGCGAGACCCTAGATATAGAGCGTTGGGTGGCTGACGGCGAGGGCCTGGCGGTGCAGATGCGGGCCCACTTCCAGACCTTGCGCGACGACCCTGCCTCACCTTTCGGCCCGGTGGCCGCTGGGGAGTGCTTCGACTTCGAAGGCATCGTGCTGTACCGGGTAGAAGAGGGCCGCTTTAGCGAGATCCGGGTGGCCTACAACCGCTTCACCCGTACCGACCGGGAAGGCCGCCAGCGGGAGCTGGGCATCCCCCACTAG
- a CDS encoding branched-chain amino acid ABC transporter permease, giving the protein MLQAALAGLLSGGAYALLAVCLVLLYRMTGTLNFALGATGVFGTFVMFSLHEQGRPLGLAVGLGLLVSLGIGGLLGWAMVRWFGEAPLQVRSSVTIAYLIALLTLGFWIFGTNPKPVPHLVGFGGVEILGLRVPFATLVTLGLAGLLAVGVGLFLRRTRVGVWLRALAERPTAAELLGVPVGALTVGVWAFAGGVSALAIMLIAPNRSPEFGVLSLLVLPALAGALVGLFRSFPLALAGGLGIGLIEGVASSLPIAPYRQALWFLVMLAALLWSQRKEVWDAAR; this is encoded by the coding sequence ATGCTGCAAGCTGCGTTAGCCGGTCTGCTTTCAGGAGGCGCCTACGCCTTGCTGGCGGTGTGTCTGGTGCTTCTTTACCGCATGACCGGCACCCTCAACTTCGCCCTGGGGGCTACGGGGGTCTTCGGCACCTTTGTGATGTTCAGTCTCCACGAGCAAGGTCGGCCTCTGGGGCTTGCGGTGGGGTTGGGGCTGTTGGTCTCGTTGGGAATAGGCGGCCTGCTGGGTTGGGCGATGGTCCGCTGGTTCGGCGAGGCCCCGCTCCAGGTGCGCTCGAGCGTGACCATCGCCTACTTGATCGCCCTCCTCACCTTGGGCTTTTGGATCTTCGGCACCAACCCTAAGCCAGTGCCCCACCTGGTGGGGTTTGGCGGGGTGGAAATCCTGGGGCTGAGGGTTCCCTTCGCCACGCTGGTCACCCTGGGGCTAGCGGGCCTTTTGGCTGTTGGGGTAGGGCTTTTCTTGCGGCGCACCAGGGTGGGCGTCTGGCTGCGGGCCTTGGCCGAGCGGCCCACCGCCGCCGAGCTTTTGGGGGTGCCGGTCGGGGCCCTCACGGTGGGGGTCTGGGCCTTTGCTGGCGGGGTCTCGGCCCTGGCCATCATGCTCATCGCCCCCAACCGCTCGCCGGAGTTCGGGGTGCTCTCGCTGCTGGTGCTGCCCGCTCTAGCCGGGGCGCTGGTGGGCCTTTTTAGGAGCTTCCCGCTGGCCTTGGCGGGAGGGCTGGGCATCGGCCTCATCGAGGGGGTGGCCTCGAGCCTACCTATCGCCCCTTATCGGCAGGCCCTTTGGTTTTTGGTGATGCTGGCGGCCTTGCTCTGGTCGCAGCGCAAGGAAGTGTGGGATGCGGCGCGTTAG